From the Brassica napus cultivar Da-Ae chromosome A8, Da-Ae, whole genome shotgun sequence genome, one window contains:
- the LOC111200150 gene encoding uncharacterized protein LOC111200150 — MTSQGASGNVDNASEEAPLWNYVTKLEKSGAKGGTWKFKCNICNEDRQGSYSRIRVHLLGIKNQGIVICKKATRSQKADMQKLEDEFEKKKNESGSRALPLPCEKNETNPASKKRKSADSAIARSFGIEVRDQLDQEIARMFYSGGVSFNLARNPHYHRSYQFAAENKIDGYVPPSYNKLRTTLLQKERNNVERLLVPFKSTWKERGVAIVGPIFSKAVNCFGKVKDRFFISGQMKEVINEVGHQNVVQIITDYAANCKAAGEIIESTFPHIYWTPCVVHTLNLALKNICAAKNVEKNASTYEECNWITDLVKRGLEAMVISEEWSTYIEDDVGKATFVKGKILSDDWWEQVSYIIDYTRPIYEMLRFCDTDKPCLHLVYEMWDSMIEKVKSEIYKKEKRPVIEVSPFYTVVHEILVDRWAKNNTTLHCLAHSLNPRDLEVSSERMKCFRRLFPSIEDHLKVMDEYALFSMRTGPFEDLTCISMMFTMEPKKWWANFGAQTPFLQTLAFKLLGQLSSSSCYERNWSTYSFIHSLRRNKLNPSRAKDLVFIHNNLRFLSRNSKQYEEEKTKMWDVGGDDFDSMEDMRYLEFASLSLDERKLENGLMDD; from the exons ATGACATCTCAAGGAGCAAGTGGTAATGTTGACAATGCTTCAGAAGAAGCTCCATTATGGAACTACGTAACTAAATTAGAGAAATCAGGAGCAAAAGGAGGCACTTGGAAATTTAAGTGCAATATTTGCAACGAAGATCGACAAGGCTCGTATTCCAGAATTAGAGTTCATCTACTTGGAATTAAAAACCAAGGTATTGTTATATGTAAGAAAGCAACAAGGAGTCAAAAAGCTGACATGCAGAAGTTGGAAGATGagtttgagaagaagaaaaacgagAGTGGTTCTCGAGCACTTCCTTTGCCTTGTGAAAAAAATGAAACGAATCCTGCTTCAAAGAAAAGAAAGTCTGCTGATTCTGCAATTGCTAGATCATTTGGTATTGAAGTCAGGGATCAACTAGATCAAGAAATTGCAAGAATGTTCTATAGTGGAGGTGTGTCGTTTAACCTTGCAAGAAACCCACATTATCATAGGTCTTACCAGTTTGCTGCTGAAAACAAGATTGATGGTTATGTGCCTCCTAGTTACAATAAGCTTAGAACTACGCTGCTTCAGAAAGAGAGAAACAATGTTGAAAGATTATTGGTTCCATTTAAGTCAACATGGAAAGAAAGAGGGGTGGCGATTGT TGGTCCTATATTCTCCAAGGCTGTGAACTGTTTTGGAAAAGTGAAAGATAGATTCTTCATCTCTGGTCAGATGAAAGAGGTTATCAATGAAGTGGGTCATCAAAACGTTGTGCAAATCATCACTGATTATGCAGCAAATTGTAAGGCTGCTGGAGAGATTATTGAGAGTACGTTTCCTCATATTTATTGGACACCATGTGTGGTTCACACCCTCAATCTTGCTTTGAAGAACATTTGTGCAGCAAAGAATGTGGAGAAGAATGCTTCAACATATGAAGAATGCAATTGGATAACTGAT CTTGTCAAAAGAGGCCTTGAAGCTATGGTCATAAGTGAGGAGTGGTCTACTTATATAGAAGATGATGTGGGGAAAGCAACTTTTGTGAAGGGCAAGATTCTTAGTGATGATTGGTGGGAGCAAGTGTCATACATTATTGATTACACAAGACCAATATATGAGATGCTAAGGTTTTGTGACACTGACAAACCATGTCTTCATTTAGTATATGAGATGTGGGATTCCATGATTGAGAAGGTGAAGTCTGAGATCTATAAGAAAGAGAAACGTCCAGTGATTGAAGTTAGCCCTTTCTACACGGTTGTTCATGAGATTTTAGTAGATCGTTGGGCAAAAAACAACACTACTCTGCATTGTCTAGCTCACTCTTTAAATCCAAg AGATCTAGAAGTCTCAAGTGAGAGAATGAAGTGTTTTAGAAGATTGTTTCCGAGTATTGAAGATCATCTTAAGGTTATGGATGAATATGCTTTATTCTCCATGAGAACTGGTCCTTTTGAGGATTTAACATGCATTTCGATGATGTTTACTATGGAACCCAAGAAATGGTGGGCTAACTTTGGTGCTCAAACTCCTTTCCTACAGACTTTGGCTTTTAAGTTGCTTGGACAGCTTAGTTCATCTTCATGTTATGAGCGTAACTGGAGTACTTACTCATTCATTCATTCACTTAGACGGAATAAGTTAAATCCAAGTCGTGCTAAAGATCTAGTTTTCATCCACAACAATTTACGTTTCTTATCAAGGAACTCCAAGCAATACGAAGAAGAAAAGACAAAGATGTGGGATGTTGGTGGAGATGATTTTGATTCTATGGAAGATATGAGATATTTGGAGTTTGCAAGTCTTTCACTAGATGAACGAAAATTGGAGAATGGATTGATGGATGAttag